From Coturnix japonica isolate 7356 chromosome 1, Coturnix japonica 2.1, whole genome shotgun sequence, the proteins below share one genomic window:
- the LRRC17 gene encoding leucine-rich repeat-containing protein 17, with translation MQVITIIMLLLLCKAADFRKTRNRNLRKNERESILRRASSTVKRNAQGQPCDIYVYLHEKYLDCQERKLVFVAHDWPEDLKHMLLARNRIRKLKNNMFSKYKVLKSLDLQQNDISKIESQAFFGLNKLTTLLLQHNQIKSLSEEIFIYTPSLNYLRLYDNPWHCNCELETLVAMLQVPTNRNLGNYAKCVHPIELKNQKLKQIKAEQLCSEEDRQDPQNIKQKPEATKPEFDSSLCHMYVFPVPTLNCKRKDLKKVPGNIPPDIVKLDLSNNKIRQLRPKEFEDVSELKILNLNSNGITYIDPAAFSGLNNLEELDLSNNSLQNFEYGVLEDLYFLKVLWLRENPWRCDYNIHYLFYWLKHHYNVHYNGLECKMPEEYKGWSVGKYVRSYYEECPKDKLPIYPETFDLDKDDEEWERHKEKSVQTVKKHSVIVTVLG, from the exons ATGCAAGTCATTACTATTATAATGCTACTTCTTCTTTGTAAAGCAGCTGACTTTAGGAAAACAAGGAATAGGAAtctgagaaaaaatgaaagggaaagcaTTTTAAGAAGAGCATCTAGCACCGTTAAGCGCAATGCCCAGGGCCAACCATGCGATATATATGTTTACCTTCATGAGAAATATCTAGAttgtcaggaaagaaaattggTTTTTGTGGCACATGATTGGCCTGAGGATTTGAAGCACATGCTGCTAGCAAGAAACAGGATTCGTAAATTGAAGAATAAtatgttttctaaatataaagTATTGAAAAGTCTGGATCTACAGCAGAATGATATATCAAAAATTGAGAGCCAGGCTTTCTTTGGTTTGAACAAACTTACCACACTCCTACTCCAGCATAACCAAATCAAGAGCTTATCCGaggagatttttatttatacGCCCAGTCTAAACTACCTTCGTCTTTATGATAATCCTTGGCACTGCAATTGTGAACTGGAAACTCTTGTTGCAATGCTACAAGTTCCAACAAACAGAAATTTGGGAAACTATGCCAAGTGTGTGCATCCAATtgaactgaaaaatcagaagcTAAAACAGATAAAAGCTGAACAGCTATGTAGCGAAGAGGACAGGCAAGATCcccaaaacataaaacagaagcCTGAAGCTACCAAACCAGAATTTGATTCTTCTTTGTGCCACATGTATGTGTTTCCTGTACCAACTCTgaactgcaagagaaaag atttaaagAAAGTCCCAGGTAACATACCTCCAGATATAGTTAAACTTGATTTGTCCAACAACAAAATTAGACAACTACGACCCAAAGAGTTTGAAGACGTCAGTGAATTGAAGATATTAAACCTAAACAGTAACGGAATAACTTACATTGATCCTG CTGCTTTCTCAGGGCTCAATAACTTAGAAGAGCTGGATCTATCTAACAACAGCTTGCAGAATTTTGAATATGGAGTACTGGAAGATCTTTACTTTCTGAAAGTTCTGTGGCTGAGAGAGAATCCTTGGAGATGTGATTACAACATTCATTATCTTTTCTACTGGTTGAAGCATCACTACAACGTCCACTACAATGGCCTAGAATGCAAAATGCCTGAGGAATACAAAGGGTGGTCTGTTGGAAAATATGTTCGGAGTTATTACGAGGAGTGCCCTAAAGACAAGCTTCCCATTTATCCGGAAACTTTTGATCTGGACAAAGACGATGAGGAATGGGAACGACACAAAGAAAAGTCAGTtcaaacagttaaaaaacaCAGTGTAATTGTCACTGTCCTAGGTTAA